The proteins below are encoded in one region of Paenacidovorax monticola:
- a CDS encoding M48 family metallopeptidase yields MDQADFVHLVRLSEHASADDSRAYRRSVAAFAALGYAWVLGCLLLALGLVAWALPALLHGRFRFGLVWVLLGALGLLWTSLRALWVRLDGPEGVEITAREAPALFEALERIRKKIKGPPLHAVYLDGDFNASIRQTPRWGLLGGAVNTLTIGLPLLMALDKARLLAVLAHEYGHLRGDHGRFAAWIYRTRLSWLRLHQSMREDTGPVAAATQAFLQWYFPRFAAKTFALARQDEYEADRIAGKLLGRDVAAAALVEIEVKGAWLQEEFWAGHWRAAADQPLPVGPYQALRAQLALRPEPAFAQEALRQALARISGVDDTHPGLRDRIEALQAQPVLPAWSQRSALSLLGEGGARWIQHFDREWCKGNATDWKLHHAWLGRVRERLQALAATRGSNNAHELVEQATLMRHLDPRADVAPLYEQALQRSAEHAGALRGLAQALPESDRTARLHCLQRLWDASADYRWWAARTAVAELETPRPGFEHDAPALKLWRERLKQAQEGEERAWEELSQTPFFSQIARHDLGTFELGELQAELARCKPVARCWLVNKQLREFPRRRAYLVFLELPGMADEDRYALCRDLERSLSLPGPALALWAGESPTLEEVRRAAFEPVYAR; encoded by the coding sequence ATGGACCAGGCCGATTTCGTGCACCTGGTGCGCCTGAGCGAGCACGCCAGCGCCGATGACAGCCGTGCCTACCGCCGCAGCGTCGCGGCGTTTGCCGCCCTGGGCTATGCCTGGGTGCTGGGCTGCCTGCTGCTGGCGCTGGGCCTCGTGGCCTGGGCGCTGCCGGCGCTGCTGCACGGGCGCTTTCGCTTCGGGCTGGTCTGGGTGCTGCTGGGTGCCCTGGGCCTGCTGTGGACCAGCCTGCGCGCGCTGTGGGTGCGGCTGGACGGGCCCGAGGGCGTGGAGATCACCGCGCGCGAGGCCCCGGCACTGTTCGAGGCGCTGGAGCGCATCCGCAAGAAGATCAAGGGGCCGCCCCTGCACGCCGTCTACCTCGACGGCGACTTCAACGCCAGCATCCGGCAGACGCCGCGCTGGGGGCTGCTGGGCGGTGCGGTGAACACGCTCACCATCGGCCTGCCGCTGCTCATGGCGCTCGACAAGGCGCGCCTGCTGGCCGTGTTGGCGCACGAGTACGGGCACCTGCGCGGCGACCATGGGCGCTTCGCGGCCTGGATCTACCGCACCCGGCTGTCGTGGCTGCGCCTGCACCAGAGCATGCGCGAGGACACGGGGCCCGTGGCGGCTGCCACGCAGGCTTTCCTGCAGTGGTACTTTCCGCGCTTCGCGGCCAAGACCTTCGCGCTCGCGCGCCAGGACGAGTACGAGGCCGACCGCATCGCGGGCAAGCTGCTCGGGCGCGATGTGGCCGCGGCCGCGCTGGTGGAGATCGAGGTCAAGGGCGCCTGGCTGCAGGAGGAATTCTGGGCCGGCCACTGGCGCGCTGCCGCCGACCAGCCCTTGCCCGTGGGGCCCTACCAGGCCCTGCGCGCCCAGCTGGCGCTGCGGCCCGAGCCGGCCTTCGCGCAGGAAGCCCTGCGCCAGGCGCTGGCGCGCATCAGCGGCGTGGACGACACCCACCCCGGCCTGCGCGATCGCATCGAGGCACTGCAGGCGCAGCCCGTGCTCCCGGCATGGTCGCAGCGCAGCGCGCTGTCGCTGCTGGGGGAGGGCGGTGCGCGCTGGATCCAGCACTTCGACCGCGAATGGTGCAAGGGCAACGCCACCGACTGGAAGCTGCACCACGCCTGGCTGGGGCGCGTGCGTGAGCGCCTGCAGGCGCTCGCGGCCACGCGCGGCTCCAACAATGCCCATGAACTGGTCGAGCAGGCCACGCTCATGCGCCATCTGGACCCGCGCGCCGATGTGGCGCCGCTCTATGAACAGGCGCTGCAGCGCAGCGCCGAGCATGCAGGCGCCCTGCGCGGCCTGGCCCAGGCCCTGCCCGAGAGCGACCGCACCGCGCGCCTGCATTGCCTGCAGCGCCTGTGGGATGCAAGCGCCGACTACCGCTGGTGGGCTGCGCGCACGGCCGTGGCGGAGCTGGAGACGCCGCGTCCGGGCTTCGAGCACGACGCGCCCGCGCTCAAGCTCTGGCGCGAGCGCCTCAAGCAGGCGCAGGAGGGCGAGGAGCGCGCCTGGGAGGAACTGAGTCAGACGCCGTTCTTCAGCCAGATCGCGCGGCATGACCTGGGCACGTTCGAGCTGGGCGAACTCCAGGCCGAGCTGGCGCGCTGCAAGCCCGTGGCGCGCTGCTGGCTCGTGAACAAGCAGCTGCGCGAATTCCCGCGCCGCCGGGCCTACCTCGTCTTCCTAGAACTGCCGGGCATGGCCGATGAAGACCGCTATGCGCTGTGCCGCGATCTTGAGCGCAGCCTGAGCCTGCCGGGGCCCGCGCTCGCGCTGTGGGCGGGCGAGTCGCCCACGCTGGAGGAGGTCCGCCGCGCGGCCTTCGAGCCCGTCTACGCGCGCTGA
- a CDS encoding DUF1653 domain-containing protein produces MTDDDLPPLPAVPPGLYRHYKGGLYEVVDTARHSETLEPMVVYRALYGERGLWVRPAAMFTETVVIDGRSQPRFAPQA; encoded by the coding sequence TTGACCGACGACGACCTGCCCCCGCTCCCCGCCGTGCCCCCGGGCCTGTACCGCCATTACAAGGGCGGCCTCTACGAGGTGGTGGACACTGCGCGCCACAGCGAGACACTGGAGCCCATGGTGGTGTACCGCGCGCTCTACGGCGAGCGCGGCCTGTGGGTAAGGCCCGCGGCCATGTTCACCGAGACCGTGGTGATCGACGGCCGCAGCCAGCCGCGCTTTGCCCCACAGGCTTGA
- the purN gene encoding phosphoribosylglycinamide formyltransferase: MKNIVILISGGGSNMAAIVRTAQQQDWERRLGARVAAVVSNKADAKGLVFAREQGIATEVLDHKAFESREAFDAALAQVIDRYDPALVVLAGFMRILTPGFVAHYAGRLTNIHPSLLPAFTGLHTHQRAIDAGCRFAGCTVHLVTAELDVGPILDQAVVPVLQDDTADTLAARVLTQEHVVYPRAVASLLQKK; this comes from the coding sequence ATGAAGAACATCGTGATTTTGATCTCCGGCGGCGGCTCCAACATGGCCGCCATCGTGCGCACGGCGCAGCAGCAGGACTGGGAGCGGCGCCTGGGCGCCCGCGTGGCAGCCGTGGTGAGCAACAAGGCCGACGCCAAGGGCCTGGTGTTCGCACGCGAGCAAGGCATCGCCACCGAGGTGCTGGACCACAAGGCCTTCGAGAGCCGCGAGGCTTTCGACGCCGCGCTTGCGCAGGTGATCGATCGCTACGACCCCGCGCTCGTGGTGCTGGCCGGCTTCATGCGCATCCTCACGCCGGGCTTCGTCGCGCATTACGCAGGGCGGCTCACCAATATCCACCCCTCGCTGCTGCCGGCCTTCACGGGGCTGCACACGCACCAGCGCGCCATCGACGCGGGCTGCAGGTTCGCGGGCTGCACGGTGCACCTGGTGACGGCCGAACTGGACGTGGGGCCCATCCTCGACCAGGCCGTGGTGCCAGTGCTGCAGGACGACACGGCCGACACGCTGGCCGCGCGCGTGCTCACGCAGGAGCACGTGGTCTATCCGCGTGCCGTGGCGAGTTTGCTGCAAAAAAAATAG
- a CDS encoding YceH family protein encodes MPFDPRQRPLSATEARVLATLLEKARTVPDSYPLTLNALVTGCNQKSSRDPVMQVSDAEAQEALESLRRLSLAVEISGQRATRWEHNFPRGVGVPDQSAVLLGLLMLRGPQTAGELRINAERWHRFADISSVEAFLDELQERSDDKGGPLVVLLPRAPGAREQRWAHLLGGPVDLEALQAAQASAAAPASPALQARVEALEAEVAALQATVRRLCAELGVPEAAPAMSPPGQ; translated from the coding sequence ATGCCCTTCGATCCCCGCCAGCGCCCCCTCTCCGCCACCGAAGCCCGCGTGCTCGCCACCCTGCTCGAAAAGGCGCGCACCGTGCCCGACAGCTACCCGCTCACGCTCAACGCCCTGGTCACGGGCTGCAACCAGAAGAGCAGCCGCGATCCCGTGATGCAGGTCAGCGACGCCGAAGCGCAGGAGGCGCTCGAATCGCTGCGCCGCCTCTCGCTGGCCGTGGAGATCAGCGGCCAGCGCGCCACGCGCTGGGAACACAATTTCCCGCGCGGAGTGGGCGTGCCCGACCAGTCCGCCGTGCTGCTGGGCCTGCTGATGCTGCGCGGGCCACAGACGGCGGGCGAGCTGCGCATCAACGCCGAGCGCTGGCACCGCTTCGCCGACATTTCCTCGGTCGAGGCCTTCCTCGACGAGCTGCAGGAGCGCAGCGACGACAAGGGCGGCCCGCTCGTGGTGCTGCTGCCGCGCGCCCCGGGCGCGCGCGAGCAGCGCTGGGCCCACCTGCTCGGTGGCCCCGTGGACCTGGAGGCGCTGCAGGCCGCGCAGGCCAGCGCCGCCGCGCCAGCCAGCCCCGCACTGCAGGCGCGCGTGGAAGCGCTGGAGGCCGAGGTCGCCGCGCTGCAGGCCACCGTGCGCCGGCTCTGCGCCGAGCTGGGCGTGCCCGAGGCCGCGCCGGCCATGTCGCCACCCGGACAGTGA
- a CDS encoding acyl-CoA dehydrogenase family protein: MDLAFTPEEQAFREEIRAWVRSNLPEDIAHKVRNALRLTRDDMQRWAKILGKKGWLGHAWPKEFGGPGWNAVQKHLFEEECALACAPRVVPFGPVMVAPVIMTFGNAEQHKRFLPGIASGEVWWSQGYSEPGSGSDLASVKTRAERVGDKYIVNGQKTWTTLGQYGEWIFCLVRTSNEGKPQTGISFLLIDMKSPGVTVRPIKLLDGECEVNEVFFDNVEVPAENLIGEENKGWTYAKHLLSHERTNIADVNRAKRELERLKRIAKQEGVWEDQRLRDEIAKLEVDVVALEMLVLRVLSAEKSGKNPLDIAGLLKIRGSEIQQRYAELMMLAAGPFSLPFIEEAMEAGWQGDFPGGMAANAPLAATYFNMRKTTIYGGSNEVQRNIVAQTVLG, from the coding sequence ATGGATCTCGCATTCACCCCCGAAGAGCAGGCCTTCCGCGAAGAAATTCGCGCCTGGGTCCGAAGCAACCTCCCCGAGGACATTGCCCACAAGGTGCGCAACGCCCTGCGCCTGACGCGCGACGACATGCAGCGCTGGGCCAAGATCCTGGGCAAGAAGGGCTGGCTTGGCCACGCCTGGCCCAAGGAGTTCGGCGGCCCGGGCTGGAACGCGGTGCAAAAGCACCTGTTCGAAGAGGAATGCGCACTGGCCTGCGCGCCGCGCGTCGTGCCCTTCGGGCCCGTGATGGTGGCGCCCGTGATCATGACCTTCGGCAACGCCGAGCAGCACAAGCGCTTCCTGCCCGGCATCGCCAGCGGCGAGGTGTGGTGGAGCCAGGGCTACAGCGAGCCAGGCTCGGGCTCCGACCTGGCCTCGGTCAAGACCCGTGCCGAGCGCGTGGGCGACAAGTACATCGTGAACGGCCAGAAGACCTGGACCACGCTGGGCCAGTACGGCGAATGGATCTTCTGCCTGGTGCGCACCAGCAACGAGGGCAAGCCGCAGACGGGCATCTCGTTCCTGCTCATCGACATGAAGAGCCCCGGCGTGACGGTGCGCCCGATCAAGCTGCTGGACGGCGAGTGCGAGGTCAACGAGGTGTTCTTCGACAACGTCGAAGTGCCGGCCGAGAACCTCATCGGCGAGGAGAACAAGGGCTGGACCTATGCCAAGCACCTGCTCTCCCACGAGCGCACCAACATCGCCGACGTGAACCGCGCCAAGCGCGAACTGGAGCGCCTCAAGCGCATCGCCAAGCAGGAAGGCGTGTGGGAAGACCAGCGCTTGCGGGACGAGATCGCCAAGCTCGAAGTGGACGTGGTGGCGCTCGAAATGCTGGTGCTGCGCGTGCTCTCGGCCGAGAAGTCGGGCAAGAACCCGCTGGACATCGCGGGCCTGCTCAAGATCCGCGGCAGCGAGATCCAGCAGCGCTATGCCGAACTCATGATGCTGGCGGCCGGCCCCTTCAGCCTGCCCTTCATCGAGGAGGCCATGGAGGCCGGCTGGCAGGGCGACTTCCCCGGTGGCATGGCCGCGAACGCGCCGCTGGCTGCCACGTACTTCAACATGCGCAAGACCACCATCTACGGCGGCAGCAACGAAGTGCAGCGCAACATCGTGGCCCAGACCGTGCTGGGTTGA
- a CDS encoding acyl-CoA dehydrogenase family protein — MDFDFSDDQQQLRDAVRRWVDKGYTFERRRAIVGAGGFSREAWSELAELGLTALTVPEEHGGLGQGAIDAMVVMEELGRGLVLEPLAQAFVATAILGQHAPAAVASAWLPRVASGEALVVLAHQERKARYRLDVCEAKARPSGAGHVLDATKSVVPAGDAANAFLVPAELNGQIALFLVERGASGIATQGYRTQDGSRAAELRCQGAPATLLTADGLTALTLAQDVANAALCAEGVGAMEQTLKLTTEYMNQRKQFGVAIASFQALRHRVADMKMQLELARSMSYYASLKLGAPAAERHVAVARAKVQLGQSMRFVGQQSVQLHGGIGVTDEYAGSHYFKRLTQMEMTGGDTLHHLGVVSSNMQETAGVFA, encoded by the coding sequence ATGGATTTCGACTTTTCCGACGACCAGCAGCAACTGCGCGACGCCGTGCGCCGCTGGGTGGACAAGGGCTACACCTTCGAGCGCCGCCGCGCCATCGTGGGGGCGGGCGGTTTCTCACGCGAGGCATGGAGCGAGCTGGCCGAGCTGGGCCTGACGGCGCTGACCGTGCCCGAAGAGCACGGCGGCCTGGGCCAGGGCGCCATCGACGCCATGGTGGTCATGGAGGAGCTGGGCCGGGGCCTGGTGCTGGAGCCGCTGGCCCAGGCCTTCGTGGCCACCGCCATCCTGGGCCAGCATGCGCCCGCCGCCGTGGCCTCCGCCTGGCTGCCCCGCGTGGCCAGCGGCGAGGCCCTGGTCGTGCTCGCCCACCAGGAGCGCAAGGCCCGCTACCGGCTGGACGTTTGCGAGGCCAAGGCCCGCCCCAGCGGCGCGGGCCATGTTCTTGATGCCACCAAGAGCGTGGTGCCCGCCGGCGACGCGGCCAATGCCTTCCTGGTGCCGGCCGAGCTGAACGGCCAGATCGCGCTGTTCCTCGTGGAGCGCGGCGCCAGCGGCATCGCCACCCAGGGCTACCGCACTCAGGACGGCAGCCGCGCTGCCGAACTGCGCTGCCAGGGCGCGCCCGCCACGCTGCTCACCGCCGACGGCCTGACCGCCCTGACGCTGGCGCAGGATGTGGCCAACGCCGCGCTGTGCGCCGAGGGCGTGGGCGCGATGGAGCAGACCCTGAAGCTCACCACCGAGTACATGAACCAGCGCAAGCAGTTCGGCGTGGCCATCGCCAGCTTCCAGGCCCTGCGCCACCGCGTGGCCGACATGAAGATGCAGCTCGAGCTGGCCCGCTCCATGAGCTACTACGCCAGCCTCAAGCTGGGCGCTCCGGCAGCGGAACGCCATGTGGCGGTGGCGCGCGCCAAGGTGCAGCTGGGCCAGTCCATGCGCTTCGTGGGCCAGCAGTCGGTACAGTTGCACGGCGGCATCGGCGTGACCGACGAGTACGCAGGCAGCCACTACTTCAAGCGCCTGACGCAGATGGAGATGACCGGGGGCGACACGCTGCACCACCTGGGCGTGGTGTCGTCGAACATGCAGGAGACCGCGGGCGTCTTTGCCTAA
- the uraD gene encoding 2-oxo-4-hydroxy-4-carboxy-5-ureidoimidazoline decarboxylase gives MTTTTPTVHTLDALNAMECEDFVAALGEVFEYAPWVAESAWRQRPFRSVEALHRAMVGAVLGSPREQAVRFLCGHPELSAQAVRAGTLTSDSQREQQSADLGGLAEEQAAQLVALNQAYRARHGFPFIACVRHYTRAGLFAELASRTGRDTEVEFAEALRQVGFISGLRLAQRVRAGEAQPA, from the coding sequence ATGACCACCACCACTCCTACCGTTCATACCCTCGACGCGCTCAACGCCATGGAGTGCGAGGACTTCGTCGCCGCTCTGGGCGAAGTGTTCGAGTACGCCCCCTGGGTGGCCGAATCGGCCTGGCGCCAGCGGCCCTTCCGCAGTGTGGAGGCCCTGCACCGCGCCATGGTGGGCGCCGTGCTCGGCAGTCCGCGCGAGCAGGCCGTGCGCTTCCTGTGCGGCCACCCCGAGCTGTCGGCCCAGGCGGTGCGTGCCGGCACGCTGACCAGCGATTCGCAGCGGGAGCAGCAGAGCGCAGACCTGGGCGGCCTGGCCGAGGAGCAGGCCGCCCAGCTGGTGGCGCTGAACCAGGCCTACCGTGCGCGCCATGGCTTCCCCTTCATCGCCTGCGTGCGCCATTACACGCGCGCGGGCCTGTTCGCCGAACTGGCGTCGCGCACCGGGCGCGACACCGAGGTGGAGTTTGCCGAGGCCCTGCGCCAGGTCGGCTTCATCAGCGGCCTGCGGCTCGCGCAGCGGGTGCGGGCCGGCGAGGCGCAGCCCGCCTGA
- a CDS encoding LysR family transcriptional regulator, translated as MSRNEDPFDTYLLRVLCTLISEQSVSRAAIRLNQSQPAVSAALKRLRAVFGDPLLVRDKNRMVPTARALQAADQARAALGLLDGMLESGKAFAPETTQLRFTLAMPDYLAPPFLTRVAQLLRTQAPGARLAVLSLGPQFDYEQALQNGEVDIVIGNWPSPPEHLHMSTLLEDEIVCLLDANHPWAAPGQLTAERYLQAAHVVPTPYSIGQRGVVESSLGTMRVSRDRRVQCSYFGLAPDLLVGTDLLLTTSRHFAAYHARRLPLCIVPLPMGARSMRFYQLWHSSQHRSASHVWLRSLLSAASQVLAAPVPAT; from the coding sequence GTGTCGCGCAACGAAGACCCGTTCGATACCTACCTGCTGCGCGTGCTGTGCACGCTGATCAGCGAGCAAAGCGTATCCCGGGCGGCGATCCGCCTCAACCAGTCGCAGCCGGCGGTCAGCGCGGCGCTCAAGCGCCTGAGGGCGGTCTTTGGCGACCCCCTGCTGGTGCGCGACAAGAACCGCATGGTGCCCACGGCGCGGGCGCTGCAGGCCGCCGATCAGGCGCGCGCGGCGCTGGGCCTGCTGGACGGCATGCTCGAATCGGGCAAGGCCTTCGCACCCGAGACCACACAGCTGCGCTTCACCCTGGCCATGCCGGACTACCTTGCGCCGCCCTTTCTCACGCGCGTGGCCCAGCTGCTGCGCACGCAGGCCCCGGGCGCGCGCCTGGCCGTGCTGTCGCTGGGGCCGCAGTTCGACTACGAGCAGGCACTGCAGAACGGCGAGGTGGACATCGTCATCGGCAACTGGCCCAGCCCGCCCGAGCACCTGCACATGTCCACCCTGCTGGAGGACGAGATCGTGTGCCTGCTCGACGCGAACCACCCCTGGGCCGCCCCCGGGCAGCTGACGGCCGAGCGCTACCTGCAGGCCGCCCACGTGGTGCCCACGCCGTACTCGATCGGCCAGCGCGGGGTGGTGGAGTCCAGCCTGGGCACCATGCGCGTGAGCCGCGACCGCCGCGTGCAGTGCTCCTACTTCGGGCTGGCGCCTGACCTGCTGGTGGGCACCGATCTGCTGCTGACCACCAGTCGCCATTTCGCCGCCTACCACGCACGCCGGCTGCCGCTGTGCATCGTGCCCCTGCCCATGGGCGCGCGCTCCATGCGCTTCTACCAGCTGTGGCATTCGTCCCAGCACCGCTCCGCGTCGCACGTCTGGCTGCGTAGCCTGCTGAGCGCGGCGTCGCAAGTGCTCGCGGCGCCCGTGCCGGCGACATAG
- a CDS encoding MFS transporter encodes MSAQNVPLAGTAPTVDPVGATYSKISWRLLPFLGVLWVLAWLDRVNIGFAKLQMLDDLRFSEAVYGLGAGIFFLGYFLFEVPSNMLLQRIGAKKTVMRITIGWGLICIAQAWVTTPTQFYVLRFLLGAFEAGFYPGVILYLTYWYPSQRRAKAFGTFMSASAIAGVLGGPLAGAIMTSTAGLQGMHGWQWLFIIEGIPSVLAGMFAYFYMTDRPEQAHWLSADEKRIVQQQLEADHRAQGERGSDWRTLFGSPLVWLLIAVFFCLLCANSTLTFWIPTVIREAGFSSPMEVGWIAGVAYLFGAAGMVLNGRHSDRQGEVRWHFAGSALLGAAGMLVLAIAMGMASIPVPVALAAMVLALAGTMSAIPVFWQMPNMLLSGGAAAVGVALINSVANLAGFGAPYLMGLIKSATGKVAPGLYLVAIVEVLSAVLAIAFIARLQRRKAL; translated from the coding sequence ATGAGCGCGCAAAACGTGCCGCTTGCCGGCACAGCCCCTACGGTCGACCCAGTGGGCGCGACCTATTCGAAAATCTCGTGGCGCCTGCTGCCCTTCCTCGGGGTGCTGTGGGTGCTGGCCTGGCTGGACCGGGTCAACATCGGCTTCGCCAAGCTGCAGATGCTCGACGATCTGCGCTTCAGCGAAGCGGTCTACGGCCTGGGCGCGGGCATCTTCTTCCTGGGCTACTTCCTGTTCGAAGTGCCCTCGAACATGTTGTTGCAAAGGATCGGCGCCAAGAAGACGGTGATGCGCATCACCATCGGCTGGGGCCTGATCTGCATCGCGCAGGCCTGGGTCACCACGCCCACGCAGTTCTACGTGCTGCGCTTCCTGCTCGGCGCCTTCGAGGCCGGCTTCTACCCCGGCGTGATCTTGTATCTGACCTACTGGTACCCCTCGCAGCGCCGTGCCAAGGCCTTCGGCACCTTCATGTCGGCTTCGGCCATCGCCGGCGTGCTGGGCGGCCCGCTGGCCGGCGCCATCATGACGTCCACGGCGGGCCTGCAGGGCATGCACGGCTGGCAGTGGCTGTTCATCATCGAGGGAATTCCGTCCGTGCTGGCCGGCATGTTCGCCTACTTCTACATGACGGACCGCCCCGAACAGGCCCATTGGCTCAGCGCCGACGAGAAGCGCATCGTCCAGCAGCAGCTGGAGGCGGACCACCGCGCCCAGGGCGAACGCGGCAGCGACTGGCGCACCCTGTTCGGCAGCCCCCTGGTGTGGCTGCTGATTGCCGTGTTCTTCTGCCTGCTGTGCGCCAATTCCACGCTCACGTTCTGGATCCCCACCGTGATCCGCGAGGCTGGCTTCAGCTCGCCCATGGAGGTGGGATGGATCGCCGGCGTGGCCTACCTGTTCGGCGCGGCGGGCATGGTGCTCAACGGCCGCCACTCCGACCGCCAAGGCGAGGTGCGCTGGCACTTCGCGGGCTCGGCCCTGCTGGGGGCTGCCGGCATGCTGGTGCTGGCAATCGCCATGGGCATGGCCAGCATTCCCGTGCCGGTGGCCCTGGCGGCCATGGTGCTGGCGCTGGCCGGCACCATGAGCGCGATCCCCGTGTTCTGGCAGATGCCCAACATGCTGCTCAGCGGCGGTGCAGCCGCCGTGGGCGTGGCGCTGATCAATTCGGTCGCCAACCTCGCCGGCTTCGGCGCCCCCTACCTGATGGGCCTCATCAAGTCCGCCACGGGCAAGGTAGCGCCGGGTCTGTACCTGGTGGCGATCGTGGAGGTGCTGTCGGCCGTCCTCGCCATCGCCTTCATCGCCCGCCTTCAGCGGCGCAAGGCTCTCTGA
- a CDS encoding hydroxyisourate hydrolase, with protein MSHSTLSSAQRARRRFALSGLALGAASVATARGALAADAPAAPAQSAGPIVLHGASPRLTMHAIDTFHGAAATGLRIDFSRFDGQGYALLRSFTVNANGRADEPLLIDESYRAGRYEMLLHVDDYFARKGAQLPRPAFLSKVPVRFQIVNTAERIHLPIQFGPWSYTYSRGS; from the coding sequence ATGTCCCATTCCACGCTCTCCAGCGCACAGCGCGCACGCCGCCGGTTCGCCCTCTCGGGCCTTGCCCTGGGCGCCGCCTCGGTAGCCACTGCCCGCGGCGCTCTGGCAGCCGATGCCCCGGCCGCCCCCGCCCAGTCGGCGGGCCCGATCGTCCTGCATGGCGCCAGCCCCCGACTGACCATGCACGCCATCGACACCTTCCACGGTGCGGCGGCCACCGGCCTGCGCATAGACTTCTCGCGCTTCGACGGCCAGGGCTACGCGCTGCTGCGTTCGTTCACCGTCAACGCCAATGGCCGTGCCGACGAGCCGCTGCTCATCGACGAGAGCTACCGAGCCGGGCGCTACGAAATGCTCCTGCATGTGGACGACTACTTCGCACGCAAGGGCGCACAGCTGCCGCGCCCGGCCTTTCTGTCGAAAGTGCCGGTGCGCTTCCAGATCGTGAACACCGCGGAGCGCATTCACCTGCCCATCCAGTTCGGCCCGTGGAGCTACACCTACTCGCGCGGCAGCTGA
- the uraH gene encoding hydroxyisourate hydrolase: MAGISTHVLNLTTGRPIAGMQVDLYDVAQSPPLRLTSTRTNADGRTDTPMLSAQAARTGQFELRFHVGEHFKAPDGLSDEVPVRFAIFDAAQHYHVPMLCSPWFFTTYRGS; this comes from the coding sequence ATGGCAGGCATCAGCACCCATGTGCTCAACCTCACCACCGGCCGGCCCATAGCGGGCATGCAGGTGGACCTGTACGACGTGGCCCAGTCGCCCCCGCTGCGGCTGACAAGCACCCGCACCAACGCCGACGGCCGCACCGACACGCCCATGCTGTCCGCCCAGGCGGCCCGCACCGGCCAGTTCGAGCTGCGCTTCCATGTTGGCGAGCACTTCAAGGCCCCCGACGGCCTGTCGGACGAAGTGCCCGTGCGCTTCGCCATCTTCGACGCGGCCCAGCACTACCACGTACCCATGCTGTGCTCGCCGTGGTTCTTCACCACCTACCGCGGCAGCTGA
- a CDS encoding nucleoside deaminase, producing the protein MSNEKDTEKYLLDSIRLAMGNARERKTWPFGAVLVRDGQVLARSVNEVDALCDPSAHAEMQAVRAAAKALGSTDLSGSVVYASGYPCSMCYTAMLLAGVEKVYYAYSNEDGEPYDLSAARGYDEIHKAPDARHLPLISRPVRDAGEDLYEVWQRQVAQ; encoded by the coding sequence ATGAGCAACGAGAAAGACACCGAGAAGTACCTGCTGGACTCCATTCGCCTGGCCATGGGCAATGCGCGCGAGCGCAAGACCTGGCCCTTCGGCGCCGTGCTGGTCCGGGACGGCCAGGTGCTGGCCCGCTCGGTCAACGAGGTCGATGCCCTGTGCGACCCCAGCGCCCACGCCGAGATGCAGGCCGTGCGCGCCGCCGCCAAGGCGCTGGGCAGCACGGACCTGAGCGGCTCCGTGGTCTATGCCAGTGGCTACCCCTGCAGCATGTGCTACACGGCCATGCTGCTGGCCGGGGTGGAGAAGGTCTATTACGCCTACTCCAACGAGGACGGCGAGCCCTACGACCTGTCGGCCGCGCGCGGCTACGACGAAATCCACAAGGCCCCCGACGCGCGCCACCTGCCGCTCATCTCGCGCCCGGTACGCGATGCGGGCGAGGACCTGTACGAGGTTTGGCAGCGGCAGGTCGCGCAGTAG